In the Ciconia boyciana chromosome 23, ASM3463844v1, whole genome shotgun sequence genome, one interval contains:
- the ELF3 gene encoding ETS-related transcription factor Elf-3, with protein MAGSCEISNIFSNYISAMYQPDEVQPTLDMLGHLGDDSTLGLSLPTSQPPAQSTDKPEWFSELPYFWTKVQVLEWISYHVEKNKYDASSIDFSCCNMDGHTLCHCTRDQMRLIFGPLGDELYDRLHEITSDELNWIIDLLEKEDATSQETFLDSSHLELGNPCAKDSLEDMKPTNPFLSTDFTCLPGAMSPGSSDVSGPVMSHSPNSQDSGGSDLDLDPAEAKLFPDDGFAGSKKGDGKHGKRKRGRPRKLSKESRDCLESRKSKHSPRGTHLWEFIRDILIHPELNEGLMKWEDRQEGVFKFLRSEAVAQLWGQKKKNSSMTYEKLSRAMRYYYKREILERVDGRRLVYKFGKNSSGWKEEEVLNKNKEL; from the exons ATGGCGGGATCTTGTGAGATCAGCAACATCTTCTCTAACTACATCAGCGCCATGTACCAGCCAGACGAGGTGCAGCCAACCTTGGACATGCTGGGACACCTTGGGGACGACAGCACCCTGGGGCTGAGCCTCCCCACCAGCCAGCCCCCGGCGCAGAGCACAG ACAAGCCGGAGTGGTTCAGTGAGCTCCCGTACTTCTGGACCAAGGTGCAGGTGCTGGAGTGGATCAGCTACCACGTGGAGAAGAACAAGTACGATGCCAGCTCTATCGACTTTTCCTGCTGCAACATGGATGGGCACACGCTCTGCCACTGCACCAGGGACCAGATGCGCCTCATCTTTGGGCCCCTGGGGGACGAGCTCTATGACCGCCTGCACGAGATCA cctctgACGAGCTGAACTGGATCATTGACTTGCTGGAAAAAGAGGATGCCACTTCCCAGGAGACCTTCCTGGACTCCAGCCACCTGG AGCTGGGAAATCCCTGTGCCAAGGACTCCCTGGAGGACATGAAGCCCACAAACCCTTTCCTATCCACAGACTTCACCTGCTTGCCTGGTGCCATGTCCCCAGGCAGCTCTGATGTCTCAG GGCCTGTGATGTCCCACAGCCCCAACTCCCAGGACTCCGGTGGAAGTGACCTCGACCTTGACCCCGCAGAAGCAAAGCTCTTCCCTGACG ATGGCTTTGCAGGGAGCAAGAAAGGGGATGGCAAACATGGCAAGCGGAAACGGGGACGGCCCCGAAAACTCAGCAAGGAGAGCAGAGACTGCCTGGAGAGCCGGAAGAGCAAGCACT ccCCAAGAGGAACCCACCTGTGGGAGTTCATCCGGGACATCCTGATCCACCCTGAGCTGAACGAGGGGCTGATGAAGTGGGAGGATCGGCAGGAGGGCGTCTTCAAGTTCCTCCGCTCAGAGGCAGTGGCTCAGCTCTGGggccagaagaagaaaaacagcagcatgacCTACGAGAAGCTGAGCAGAGCCATGCG ATATTACTACAAACGAGAGATCCTGGAGAGAGTTGATGGGCGACGGCTGGTGTACAAGTTTGGGAAGAACTCCAGcggctggaaggaggaggaggtgctcaATAAGAACAAGGAGCTGTAG